The following proteins are co-located in the Candidatus Zixiibacteriota bacterium genome:
- a CDS encoding helix-turn-helix domain-containing protein: protein MAIIINLDVMLAKRKMRLTELSKLVGITMPNLSILKQGKAKAIRLATLDAICSALKCQPGDILEHRHFD from the coding sequence ATGGCTATTATAATTAATCTGGATGTGATGCTGGCCAAACGAAAAATGCGACTCACTGAGTTATCGAAACTGGTGGGGATCACCATGCCGAATCTATCGATTCTCAAGCAGGGGAAGGCCAAGGCGATCAGACTGGCGACTCTTGATGCCATTTGTTCAGCCTTGAAATGTCAGCCCGGTGACATTCTTGAGCACAGGCATTTTGACTGA